The genome window TAACGACAAAACTGCCTGTTTTCGCCGTCTTCAAACACCTCAACCTTTTCAGAACGATCCGCGTCGGTAAACACCTGCGGCACGGCTTCCTTTTCTTTATAAGGAACCGACTCCGGAGAAGGGAAAACAAATCCACAGGCAGAACAGCTCAGTTTTTCCCCGATCTTTTTCAGCCCTTCATAAACCGGTTCCCGGGTCAGGAACGCTTCTGTACCGCATTCACTGCAAAGAATTTCTACAGACATCTTCAGTCACCTCAAACAGAACCTTTTCCTTTTTGAACGCTTCAATGCGTCGCGGATAACATACTGTAAACAGCGTGCCGCTCTCTTCGTCGGAAACAAACGACACCTTCCCTTTCAGATATTTCTCAGCAATCAGCTTAATACTGTAAGTTCCAAGCCCTCGACCAATGCCTTTAGTGGAAAATGAACGGGTAAAAAGCTGCCGCTGAATTTCCAAGGGAATTACGTCTGAGTTGTGCACACTGAAACAAACCCGATCCTCCTTCGTAAAGCAGTTCAGCGTCACAGTTCCGCCAGGCCGGATCGCCTCCAGAGCATTCTGGGTCAGATTAATCAAAACCCGTCGAACCAGCACCGGATCCGAGACAAATTCAAAATGCTCTGCGTCCGCAGACACAATCAGTTCCTTGCCCTCTGCACAGCCGACCGAATGAAACTGACGAATGATCCGGCACATAATCTCCAGCGAATGAATCTCCTCCACAGAAACATCCAGATCACCGTGCTCGGCGGCCACCAGCATCTGCTGCGCACGTATCTCCTCCACCAATTGCTGTGAAGACTCGGAAAGCATACTGGCAATGTCCTTCATTTCGGTCCGGGAAAGACCTGTCTCGATCAGCAGATCCGCCAATCCCTTCAAACCACCGGCTGTATTGAGAACGTCATGGAAAAAAATCCGTTCCAACACCTTGCGGCGCTTCTCATCACTGATATCCAGCACGGAGAACACCGTGAACACCTCATCATTAACTGTAACCGGGTGGCACCACACCCGCAAATCGAGCGGCTCGCCTTCCTCCCCGCAAAGCATCCGGCACTCCTGCACATCCGGCAAATGATGCCCCTGACTGTTCAGAATCGCCCGGACAGCACCACAGGTCCTGCAGAAAACCGTCGTGCCACAACCTCCATCTGTAAGACCGGAACGAATGCATCCAGCCGCCTCGCCCGGCCGCTTTCCCAGAAACGACAGCAACGAGCAGTCGAGCACCTCTCCATGACGCGCCCCGACCATATCGTCCACCTCATCCACGACCCCGGCAAACGTCCGGAAAGCATTGTTGGCGAACACAATCTGACGCTGCCCGTTCAGCACGATGGTCATATTCGGCACCGCATCGAGAAACTCCCGAACAAACGGCAGCCCGGCCAGCATGCGGTACTGCCGCTCAACTTCTTCCCCCGGTGCGCGTTCTGCCGGAGCAAATTCTGTTTCAATCGCCATCGAAAATTCTCCAAAGATATAGAAGCTATCTGTTTTCAAAATTAACACAGGCTTCCAATGCCTGGAAACATTAGCGTATGATTTTTCCAACACCCGGAAGCCATCCTAACGTAAACCGCGGCAAAGACCGCAACGGCTTCCAATGCCTGGAAAAATACAATGAGAAAGTTCCAAACCCTGGAAAATGACGAATGGCTTGCGCGGCTGACCGCCGCGCGCAGCGGCCTGTCGGACCTGCTCTACGCAATGTATTCAAGCCTGACCGGCGGAATCACAACCGACCCTGCGCTGATGACGATCCCTGCGGACGACCACCTGGCCCACCGCGGCGACGGCGTATTTGAGTCGCTCAAATGCATCAACGGAAGCCTTTATAACGTAAAGGCCCACCTGCTGCGACTGGAACGATCCTGCAGGGGAATCGACATGGAGCTGCCCTGCCCGCACGACGAGCTGGAACAGATTATCTGCGACACTATTCTGGCAGGAAACCAGAACAACTGTCTGGTTCGGGTGCTGGTTTCGCGCGGCACCGGTAACATGGGAATTGACCCCGCACAGTGCAAAGGACCGGAACTGTATGTGCTGGCCTACCGCTACACGGCACGAATTCAGGACGGGAAACTGAAACCGGCCCGCGCGGCGATCAGCAGCGTGCCGATCAAGCCGCCGCAGCTGGCGACCATTAAAACCTGCAACTATCTGCCGAATGCGCTGATGAAACTCGAAGCCAACCGCCGAGGGGTCGACTTTGTGATCTCCATTGACCAGAACGGAAATCTGGGTGAAGGCGCCACCGAAAATATCGGCATCTTAACACCGGACAACGAACTGCTGATGCCGCCGCCGGTCAACATCCTCACCGGCACCACCGCCCGGCGCGCCCTGGATCTGGCACAGCAGCTGGTTGCGAGTGGCGTGCTGAAATGCGCGGAGTACCGGGACATTTCCCCGAACCAAGCCGCTCAGGCCAGGGAAATTTTCATTTTCGGCACCACCACAGACGTCACCTCCGTGATTGAGTGGGAAGGCCGGCCAGTCAATAACGGAACGCCCGGCCCTGTTGCCGGCAAACTTCTGAATCTGCTGACTAATGACATGACCCCCCAAAGCGACACCCTGACGGAGATATTTAAATGAACAGAATCCTGCTTCCCGCATTGGCCGTACTGCTGCTCGTTACCGGCTGCGTCACCGCACCGAAAAACACGCTGATGCAAGTCTCCACAATCGACGCCCTGCTGGCGGGTGCGTACGACGGCCAGATGACGCTTGACGAACTGAAAGAACACGGAGACCTGGGCATTGGAACGTTTGACGCACTGGAAGGCGAAATGATTGTAATCGACGGCAAGGTCTACCAGGCACGAACCGACGGAGCAGTTTATGAAATGCCGGACCAAGCCACAACCCCGTTTGCCGATGTGGTCCATTTCGATGCCGACCATACCGAGCTGCTCTGCGGCCCGCTTTCCGCAGAAGATCTGCAGGAAAAAATAGATCAACTGAAACCGAACCGCAACCTGTTCCTGGCATTCCGGATTGACGGAACATTTTCAAGCATGAAGGTGCGATCCGTACCCAAACAGGAAAAACCATATCCCCCTCTGGCTGATGTGGTAAAACACCAGGCCGTATTTGAATATAAAGATATTCAGGGAACGGTCCTCGGCTTCCGCTCACCTGCCTTTGTAAAAGGAATCGGCGTTCCGGGCTATCATCTTCATTTTATCTCAAAAGATCGGACAACCGGAGGACACGTGCTTGGCTTATGCCTGAACGATGCGATTCTGCAAGCCGATACCTGTAATGATTTTTTTCTAACATTGACCGATCGCGACGAATTCGGAACGCTTGACCTATCCAAAGATCGTTCACATGAACTCGAAAAGGTGGAAAAATGATCCCAGACCTCCAATCCAGTCTGATTTGCGACGATGTCCGACAGGAGCGTAATGGAAAGTTTATGCTGATCGGCCTGTTTGATGCCATTCACGCCGAAAGTCTGCCGATGACCTTTGCCAAGATGTGTCTAGTCACCCGATGGTGCAGCGGCGAAGGGGTTTTCACGCAGCGCTCACGCATCATCCATCCGGACCAGCAAACGGTTCTTGCGACCGGAAAAGACGTGCAGGTCAAACTGCCCTCTCCCGAAGCGGCAGCCACCAGCGTTGAAGTGTTCATGAACATCGTATTCCCAACGACCGGCACCTACTGGGTGGAAATCATGCTCGAAGACGACATGAAAATCCGTTATCCTCTACGGGTAAATCAACTGGAGCGCCGTCCAGCAAAACAATAAGCACCCCGCTATGGATATTGCGGAAGAGCAGAAAGAAAAAAAGAACCAGTTTTCCCCGCTCCAGACTGGATGCGCGTTTGTGATGCTCACAAACATGCTCATCTATCTTGCCGTGGTGGCGTTTGTGTTCAATCTGCTTGATCCATCCAAACTGGACTCCTCATACCTGACAAAAAGAGAATTCACCGCAAAAGAAGAATCGGAAAAGGATAAAGAATACCGGGCCCTGACCAGGAAAAAGAAAAAAGAAACCCGGCAGGTTCAGGAAGAACGATTGACGACGTCCTCCCGCCCCTACAAACAAGAGTCGTCTTCTGCCTCAAAACTGTCGGAACTGAGCGACCGGAATCTCGCATCCAGCGTTCCCCGTCAGAACCCCCCCTCGGCAGCTCTGACCCACAGTCGACCGGGAGGCTATGGAAGCTCGAAAAGCATTCCAGCCCGTCGATACCTGTTTTTAATTTATCCCCGGATAAAAGTAACCCAATCACATTCCTTCCCGAAAATGCCGGGCACAAAAACCATCACTCCGGAGAATTACGATACCGTGGCCGTTGAACTGGCCCCGAAAATCGACTACCCCATTTTCCGCATTCCTTCCGCAAAAAGCCTGAACAGCCCTGTTTATTCGCCACCGAATCCGATCTCCCCGCCCTTCCGCGGGGCTCATAAAATCAATTCACCATCCCGGGGCGCCGAAGCCATCCCGACCAATCAGGCCGGAACCGCAGAAAAAAAAGAAAAGACCACCCCCTGAAAAGATGCGCTATAATAGTTGACACCCTTCGCCTGCTGTCCTATTTTCTCCCGTCTTTGACTTAAAGAGGAATTTCTTATGGAAGCGTATGCTGTAATTGAAACAGGCGGAAAACAGTACCGTGTAGAAAAAGATACGGTCCTGAGCGTTGAGCTGTTGGGCGTCGATACGGGAGAAACCGTGGAATTCGATCAGGTTCTGGCCGTTTCCGATGGAAACGAACTGACCGTCGGAACTCCGGTTGTTGAAAGCGCCAAAGTCACCGCAACGGTCATTGAAAACTACCGCGGCGACAAAATCGTGGCCTTTAAAAAGAAACGGCGCAAAGGATACCGTAAAAAAATCGGTCATCGCCAGGAACTCACCAAGCTGAAAATCGAAACCATCAGCGCATAATTTCGAAGGAGCTGAACAATGGCACATAAAAAGGGACAAGGATCATCTCGCAACGGCCGCGACAGTAATGCTCAACGCCGCGGAGTCAAACGCTTCGGCGGACAGACCGTTACCGCAGGCAGCATCATCGTACGTCAGGTCGGCAACAAATTCGTTGCCGGACAGAACTGCGGACAGGGTAAAGACTTCACCCTCTTCGCGCTCAAAGACGGCGTCGTTGAATTCGACAAGCAGGGCCGCCGCGTAAACATCCGCGAAATGCAGACTGCATAAATCTTTTTCCAACGCTTGGAAAAACAGGAATCAGGCGG of Tichowtungia aerotolerans contains these proteins:
- a CDS encoding aminotransferase class IV, encoding MRKFQTLENDEWLARLTAARSGLSDLLYAMYSSLTGGITTDPALMTIPADDHLAHRGDGVFESLKCINGSLYNVKAHLLRLERSCRGIDMELPCPHDELEQIICDTILAGNQNNCLVRVLVSRGTGNMGIDPAQCKGPELYVLAYRYTARIQDGKLKPARAAISSVPIKPPQLATIKTCNYLPNALMKLEANRRGVDFVISIDQNGNLGEGATENIGILTPDNELLMPPPVNILTGTTARRALDLAQQLVASGVLKCAEYRDISPNQAAQAREIFIFGTTTDVTSVIEWEGRPVNNGTPGPVAGKLLNLLTNDMTPQSDTLTEIFK
- the rplU gene encoding 50S ribosomal protein L21 — its product is MEAYAVIETGGKQYRVEKDTVLSVELLGVDTGETVEFDQVLAVSDGNELTVGTPVVESAKVTATVIENYRGDKIVAFKKKRRKGYRKKIGHRQELTKLKIETISA
- the rpmA gene encoding 50S ribosomal protein L27; the protein is MAHKKGQGSSRNGRDSNAQRRGVKRFGGQTVTAGSIIVRQVGNKFVAGQNCGQGKDFTLFALKDGVVEFDKQGRRVNIREMQTA
- a CDS encoding DUF6941 family protein, with product MIPDLQSSLICDDVRQERNGKFMLIGLFDAIHAESLPMTFAKMCLVTRWCSGEGVFTQRSRIIHPDQQTVLATGKDVQVKLPSPEAAATSVEVFMNIVFPTTGTYWVEIMLEDDMKIRYPLRVNQLERRPAKQ
- a CDS encoding PAS domain-containing sensor histidine kinase translates to MAIETEFAPAERAPGEEVERQYRMLAGLPFVREFLDAVPNMTIVLNGQRQIVFANNAFRTFAGVVDEVDDMVGARHGEVLDCSLLSFLGKRPGEAAGCIRSGLTDGGCGTTVFCRTCGAVRAILNSQGHHLPDVQECRMLCGEEGEPLDLRVWCHPVTVNDEVFTVFSVLDISDEKRRKVLERIFFHDVLNTAGGLKGLADLLIETGLSRTEMKDIASMLSESSQQLVEEIRAQQMLVAAEHGDLDVSVEEIHSLEIMCRIIRQFHSVGCAEGKELIVSADAEHFEFVSDPVLVRRVLINLTQNALEAIRPGGTVTLNCFTKEDRVCFSVHNSDVIPLEIQRQLFTRSFSTKGIGRGLGTYSIKLIAEKYLKGKVSFVSDEESGTLFTVCYPRRIEAFKKEKVLFEVTEDVCRNSLQ
- the budA gene encoding acetolactate decarboxylase, which translates into the protein MNRILLPALAVLLLVTGCVTAPKNTLMQVSTIDALLAGAYDGQMTLDELKEHGDLGIGTFDALEGEMIVIDGKVYQARTDGAVYEMPDQATTPFADVVHFDADHTELLCGPLSAEDLQEKIDQLKPNRNLFLAFRIDGTFSSMKVRSVPKQEKPYPPLADVVKHQAVFEYKDIQGTVLGFRSPAFVKGIGVPGYHLHFISKDRTTGGHVLGLCLNDAILQADTCNDFFLTLTDRDEFGTLDLSKDRSHELEKVEK